A portion of the Stigmatella aurantiaca DW4/3-1 genome contains these proteins:
- a CDS encoding ATP-binding protein, which translates to MSTEASRSGKQEVDLTNCDREPIHIPGAIQPHGVLLVLSEPGLVLTHASENAPAVLGNSAEQLLGAPLGHFIEPSVREPLEADLRSARLKQLNPLKVVWRVDGVDRFFDGIAHRHQGRLILELEPSSHREAVPFLSFFHAVRDGLSRLRDARDLQELCEAVVQEVRGLTGFDRAIIYRFDAEWNGSVIAEARDARADPYLGLHFPASDIPRQARELYQLNWLRIIPTIDYQPARVRALPGHGEPLDLSFSVLRSVSPIHLEYLHNMGVQASMSISLMKDGKLWGLISCTQVSGTRYVPYEVRTACEFLGEVMSSLLAAKEGNEDYDQRIRAKSIHAALLERMAREVDFVSGLASQESGLLELVHAHGAAIHFHGRTTVLGQAPSDEALTGLIEWLGSRTGEGVFCTDRLAREYPEAQAFQEVAAGLMAFSMSRGRNNFVLWFRPEAVQTVNWSGNPTKAVEFDQGGPRLHPRKSFELWKETVRGRCLPWKAYEVEAASELRRSIIDVALQRSEELLKLNTELERSNVELDAFAYAASHDLKEPLRGIHNYTLLALREAEAVLPATAKERLDTVVRLTQRMESLINSLLHYAQVGRTELLLRETDLNEVVNQVLELLRPRLEEARVEVRIPRPLPPARCDRVRIAEVFTNLITNALKYNDKAERWVELGAVPDGQAARVAYFVRDNGIGIKAEFHETIFRIFKRLHARDRFGGGTGTGLTIVKRIIERHNGRIWLESTPGEGSAFYFTLAAERDAQEPSGE; encoded by the coding sequence ATGAGCACTGAGGCGTCCCGGAGCGGCAAGCAGGAGGTGGATCTCACCAACTGCGACCGGGAGCCCATTCACATCCCTGGCGCGATCCAGCCGCACGGCGTGCTTCTGGTGCTCAGCGAGCCCGGGTTGGTGCTCACGCACGCGAGCGAGAATGCGCCCGCCGTTCTGGGCAACTCCGCCGAGCAGCTGCTGGGCGCTCCGCTCGGACACTTCATCGAGCCCTCGGTGCGCGAGCCACTGGAGGCGGACCTGCGCAGCGCGCGGCTCAAGCAGCTCAACCCCTTGAAGGTGGTCTGGCGCGTGGACGGGGTGGACCGTTTCTTCGACGGCATCGCGCACCGCCACCAGGGACGGCTCATCCTCGAGCTGGAGCCCTCGTCGCACCGGGAGGCTGTTCCTTTCCTGAGCTTCTTCCACGCGGTGCGGGACGGCCTGTCGCGCCTGCGCGACGCGAGGGACTTGCAGGAGCTGTGCGAGGCCGTCGTCCAGGAGGTCCGGGGGCTCACCGGGTTCGACCGCGCCATCATCTACCGCTTCGATGCGGAGTGGAACGGCTCGGTGATCGCCGAGGCCCGGGATGCCCGGGCCGATCCCTACCTGGGGCTGCACTTCCCCGCCTCGGACATCCCGCGCCAGGCGCGCGAGTTGTATCAGCTCAACTGGCTGCGCATCATCCCCACCATCGATTATCAGCCCGCGCGCGTGCGGGCCTTGCCCGGGCACGGGGAGCCGCTGGATCTGTCCTTCTCGGTGCTGCGCAGCGTGTCTCCCATTCACCTGGAATACCTCCACAACATGGGCGTGCAGGCCTCCATGAGCATCTCGCTCATGAAGGACGGCAAGCTCTGGGGGCTCATCTCCTGCACCCAGGTCTCGGGCACCCGGTATGTGCCTTACGAGGTTCGCACGGCGTGTGAGTTCCTCGGCGAGGTGATGTCCAGCCTGCTGGCGGCGAAGGAGGGCAACGAGGACTATGACCAGCGCATCCGCGCCAAGTCCATCCACGCGGCCCTGCTGGAGCGCATGGCGCGGGAGGTGGACTTCGTCTCGGGGCTGGCCAGCCAGGAGTCCGGCCTGTTGGAGCTGGTCCATGCCCATGGCGCCGCCATCCACTTTCATGGGCGGACGACGGTGCTCGGCCAAGCCCCCTCGGACGAGGCCCTCACCGGGCTGATCGAGTGGTTGGGTTCGCGCACCGGCGAGGGGGTGTTCTGCACGGACCGGCTGGCCAGAGAGTACCCGGAGGCCCAGGCCTTCCAGGAGGTGGCCGCCGGGCTCATGGCCTTCTCCATGTCCCGGGGCCGCAACAACTTCGTGCTGTGGTTCCGTCCGGAGGCGGTCCAGACCGTGAACTGGAGTGGCAACCCCACCAAGGCCGTGGAGTTCGATCAGGGCGGTCCGAGGCTGCACCCGCGCAAGTCCTTCGAGTTGTGGAAGGAGACGGTGCGTGGCAGGTGTCTGCCCTGGAAGGCGTACGAGGTGGAGGCCGCCTCCGAGCTGCGCCGCTCCATCATCGATGTGGCCCTGCAGCGCAGCGAGGAACTGCTCAAGCTCAACACGGAGCTGGAACGCAGCAACGTGGAGCTCGATGCCTTCGCCTACGCGGCCAGCCATGACCTGAAGGAGCCTCTGCGCGGCATTCACAACTACACCCTGCTCGCGCTGCGGGAGGCCGAGGCCGTGCTGCCCGCCACCGCGAAGGAGCGGCTGGACACCGTCGTGCGGCTCACCCAGCGCATGGAGAGCCTCATCAACTCGCTCCTGCACTATGCCCAGGTGGGACGCACCGAGTTGCTGCTGCGGGAGACGGATCTCAACGAGGTGGTGAACCAGGTGTTGGAGTTGCTCCGGCCCCGGTTGGAGGAGGCACGCGTGGAGGTGCGCATTCCTCGGCCGCTGCCGCCGGCGCGGTGTGACCGGGTCCGCATCGCGGAGGTCTTCACCAACCTCATCACGAATGCCCTCAAGTACAACGACAAGGCCGAGCGATGGGTGGAGCTGGGGGCGGTGCCGGACGGACAGGCCGCGCGCGTGGCCTACTTCGTGCGGGACAACGGCATTGGCATCAAGGCCGAGTTCCACGAGACCATCTTTCGCATCTTCAAGCGGCTGCATGCGCGTGACCGCTTCGGGGGGGGCACGGGCACGGGCCTGACCATCGTCAAGCGCATCATCGAGCGGCACAACGGCCGCATCTGGCTGGAATCCACTCCTGGAGAGGGCTCCGCGTTCTACTTCACCCTGGCCGCGGAGCGGGATGCCCAGGAGCCTTCCGGTGAATAG
- a CDS encoding sensor histidine kinase has translation MHVGQESRATILVVDDQPFELAAVERSLNSLDLQIVKAHSGEEALQYLDDQEFALVLMDVRMPGMDGFEAARLIREHAPNRRVPLIFLSGARREEAVIVRGYASGAVDYLSKPVKPDALRAKVRVFVDLYHEREALRRQEKALGLRERQVLESQRRQAEEALLESQRTLSMLMGNLPGMVFRCSPDWSLDFASEGCQSLTGYSAAEFTASPQLWKSLMSPEDVERIVQEAKQAFAEGRLQTAVYRILRRDAEPRWMWARSAGVFSPEGELRFIEGFMTDITEAKTAETEKERLMAGLREAVRQRDEFLSVASHELKTPLTSLSLRVQVMRKEVDAHAGLIPRERLHKHLESAGTQLGRLASLVDSLLDTTRIISGRLSLRRERGVNLAAIVRAVASGFETQAMRVGSPLEIDAPVRVLGHWDALRLEQVVTNLLSNALKFGAGRAVQLRVEEMGEWARLRVSDEGIGMDEGVQARLFGRFERGVSDRHYGGLGLGLFITRQVVEAMGGQVLVRSEPGQGATFTVELPRRSPDGEGGGAQDEH, from the coding sequence TTGCACGTCGGGCAAGAATCGCGGGCCACCATTCTGGTCGTGGATGATCAGCCCTTCGAATTGGCGGCTGTTGAGCGCTCGCTCAATTCGTTGGACCTCCAAATAGTTAAAGCCCATTCGGGTGAGGAGGCCCTGCAGTATCTGGACGATCAGGAGTTCGCCCTGGTGCTGATGGATGTACGGATGCCGGGAATGGACGGTTTCGAGGCGGCCCGGCTCATCCGGGAGCACGCCCCCAACCGGCGTGTGCCCCTCATCTTCCTGTCGGGCGCGCGGCGGGAGGAAGCCGTCATCGTGCGTGGGTATGCCAGCGGCGCGGTGGACTACCTGAGCAAGCCCGTGAAGCCGGATGCCCTGCGCGCGAAGGTACGCGTCTTCGTGGATCTCTACCATGAGCGCGAGGCCCTGAGACGCCAGGAGAAGGCGCTGGGCCTGCGCGAGCGGCAGGTGCTGGAGAGCCAGAGACGCCAGGCGGAGGAGGCGCTGCTCGAAAGCCAGCGGACGCTCTCGATGCTCATGGGCAACTTGCCGGGCATGGTGTTCCGCTGCAGCCCGGACTGGAGCCTCGACTTCGCCAGTGAGGGGTGCCAGTCGCTCACCGGCTATTCCGCCGCTGAGTTCACCGCCAGTCCCCAGCTCTGGAAGAGCCTCATGTCGCCGGAGGATGTCGAGCGGATCGTCCAGGAGGCGAAGCAGGCCTTCGCGGAAGGCCGCCTGCAGACCGCCGTGTACCGCATCCTTCGCCGGGATGCGGAGCCTCGCTGGATGTGGGCCCGGTCCGCTGGGGTTTTCTCCCCAGAGGGGGAGTTGCGGTTCATCGAAGGCTTCATGACCGACATCACCGAGGCGAAGACAGCGGAGACCGAGAAGGAGCGGCTCATGGCGGGGCTGCGGGAGGCCGTGCGCCAGCGGGACGAGTTCCTCTCCGTGGCGAGCCACGAGCTGAAGACCCCGCTCACGTCCCTGTCCTTGAGGGTGCAGGTGATGCGCAAGGAGGTGGACGCGCATGCTGGATTGATCCCCCGGGAGCGCCTGCACAAGCATCTGGAGTCCGCGGGCACCCAGCTGGGACGGCTGGCGTCGCTGGTGGACAGCCTGCTGGACACCACGCGAATCATCAGCGGCCGGCTGTCCCTACGCCGCGAGCGGGGCGTCAACCTCGCGGCCATCGTGCGGGCGGTGGCCTCGGGGTTCGAGACCCAGGCCATGCGGGTGGGCAGTCCGCTGGAGATCGATGCCCCGGTCCGTGTGCTGGGCCACTGGGATGCGCTGCGGCTGGAGCAGGTGGTGACGAACCTTTTGTCCAACGCCCTCAAGTTTGGCGCGGGGCGCGCCGTCCAGCTGCGGGTCGAGGAGATGGGCGAGTGGGCGCGGCTCAGGGTGAGCGACGAGGGCATTGGCATGGATGAGGGCGTGCAGGCCCGCCTCTTTGGCCGCTTCGAGCGGGGGGTGTCGGACCGGCACTACGGAGGGTTGGGACTGGGGCTCTTCATCACCCGCCAGGTGGTGGAGGCCATGGGTGGTCAGGTGCTCGTGCGGAGCGAGCCGGGCCAGGGCGCCACCTTTACCGTCGAGCTGCCACGGAGGTCTCCTGACGGGGAAGGGGGAGGCGCGCAGGATGAGCACTGA
- a CDS encoding response regulator, producing the protein MTLRTEVSNLCSVLFVAAEEAALGAAGTILSMHFQVKLARTAESAIALMDQHHFDVACVDIDLPTRDCGHLLHAASTSRPYLAGILITGDYQSVQRLELQQARDFFHLLRKPYRPEELTTIIHRAATAAKLKRMASRLMREPVHAPAVELRMSAGGSGP; encoded by the coding sequence ATGACACTCCGTACGGAGGTTTCCAACCTGTGCAGCGTCTTGTTCGTCGCGGCAGAGGAGGCGGCGCTTGGAGCGGCTGGGACGATCCTGTCCATGCATTTCCAGGTCAAACTCGCCAGGACCGCTGAGTCAGCGATCGCGCTGATGGACCAGCACCACTTCGATGTCGCGTGCGTGGACATTGACCTGCCCACGCGGGACTGTGGCCACCTGCTGCACGCGGCCTCCACCAGCCGGCCCTACCTGGCGGGCATTTTGATCACCGGGGATTACCAGTCGGTGCAGCGGCTCGAACTCCAACAGGCGCGCGACTTCTTCCACCTGCTGCGCAAGCCCTACCGGCCCGAAGAGCTGACGACCATCATCCACCGCGCGGCGACCGCGGCGAAGTTGAAGCGGATGGCGAGCCGGCTCATGCGTGAGCCCGTGCACGCACCGGCCGTGGAGTTGCGGATGAGCGCGGGGGGAAGCGGCCCCTGA
- a CDS encoding sensor histidine kinase, producing the protein MSHAENENTLAERLLSETQRLYTQYTSDAWRRVDAIFAWLMVGQWLSAIFIALALAPYGWNGRTQALHVHMNAALFLGGGLSLLPILLVWWHPGTVLTRHVVAISQMLWSALLIHLTGGRIETHFHIFGSLAFLAFYRDWKVLLTATLTIAADHTLRGLFWPESIYGISTPEPWRLAEHLFWVAFMDIVLFAACRAALNEMQEMAKRRAMAELAYVQLSASLTQLQATQAQLLFADRLAAMGRLAAGVGHEINNPLAYVISNINYVHRELGLLTQDSPSPETQRELLAAIADAQEGAERVRLIVQDLKMLAQAQDFRALLEHDTCNGPSDLRAIVDSAVRVASRQIRRRARLVTEFEAIPLVQGNESRLRQVFLNLLINAAQAIPEGRVDQNEIRVVARQLTPQRVSVEVRDTGCGIPAENLEHIFDPFFTTKPPGEGTGLGLSVSHSIITSMGGAISVESDVGSGTTIRVNLPTVDPLLLNTMQPSH; encoded by the coding sequence ATGAGCCATGCCGAGAATGAGAACACATTGGCGGAGCGCCTGCTCAGCGAGACGCAGCGGCTCTACACCCAGTACACCTCCGACGCGTGGCGGCGGGTGGATGCCATTTTCGCCTGGCTCATGGTCGGCCAATGGCTGTCTGCCATTTTCATCGCCCTGGCCCTCGCGCCCTATGGCTGGAACGGAAGGACGCAGGCGCTGCACGTCCACATGAATGCCGCGCTCTTTCTGGGCGGTGGGCTCAGCCTGCTGCCCATCCTCCTGGTCTGGTGGCACCCGGGCACGGTGCTCACCCGGCACGTGGTGGCCATCTCGCAGATGCTCTGGTCCGCGCTGCTCATCCACCTGACGGGGGGCCGCATCGAGACGCACTTTCACATCTTCGGCTCCCTGGCCTTCCTGGCCTTCTACCGGGACTGGAAGGTGTTGCTCACCGCCACCCTCACCATTGCCGCGGACCACACGCTGCGCGGCCTGTTCTGGCCCGAGTCCATCTACGGCATCTCCACCCCCGAGCCCTGGCGCCTGGCCGAGCACCTGTTCTGGGTGGCCTTCATGGACATCGTGCTCTTCGCCGCCTGCCGGGCCGCGCTGAACGAGATGCAGGAGATGGCCAAGCGCCGGGCCATGGCGGAGCTGGCGTATGTGCAGCTCTCGGCCAGCCTGACGCAGCTTCAGGCCACCCAGGCCCAGCTCCTGTTCGCGGACCGGCTGGCCGCGATGGGACGGCTGGCCGCGGGCGTCGGGCACGAAATCAACAACCCCCTGGCCTATGTCATCAGCAACATCAACTACGTGCACCGCGAGCTGGGGCTCCTCACGCAGGACAGCCCCTCACCGGAGACCCAGCGGGAGCTGCTCGCGGCGATCGCCGACGCGCAGGAGGGCGCCGAGCGCGTGCGCCTCATCGTTCAGGATCTGAAGATGCTGGCGCAGGCGCAGGACTTCCGGGCGCTCCTGGAACACGACACCTGCAATGGGCCATCGGACTTGAGGGCCATCGTCGACAGCGCCGTGAGGGTCGCGTCCCGGCAGATCCGCCGCCGCGCCCGCCTGGTGACGGAGTTCGAGGCCATTCCCCTGGTCCAGGGCAACGAAAGCCGCCTGCGGCAGGTCTTCCTCAACCTGCTCATCAACGCGGCCCAGGCCATTCCCGAGGGCCGGGTGGACCAGAATGAGATTCGCGTGGTGGCCCGCCAGCTCACCCCTCAGCGGGTCAGCGTGGAGGTGCGCGACACCGGATGCGGGATTCCGGCGGAGAACCTGGAGCACATTTTTGATCCGTTCTTCACCACCAAACCTCCCGGCGAGGGAACGGGGCTGGGGCTCTCCGTGAGCCACAGCATCATCACCTCCATGGGAGGCGCCATCAGCGTGGAGAGCGATGTCGGCAGCGGGACGACCATCCGCGTCAACCTGCCCACCGTGGACCCGCTCCTCCTGAACACGATGCAGCCCTCGCACTGA
- a CDS encoding aldo/keto reductase, which yields MEFRQLGGSGFKVPVFSLGTASFGGSNDFFKGFGSTDVKDATRLVDISLDAGMNMFDSADVYSNGLAEEILGQAIKGRRERLILSTKATFRAGDGPNDVGSSRYHLIRACEGSLRRLGTDFIDLFQLHGFDAVTPVEETLNALDDLVRSGKIRYIGCSNFSGWHLMKSLAASDRHNLSRYVAHQAYYSLVGRDYEWELMPVALDQKVGTVVWSPLGWGRLTGKLRRGKPLPQGTRMTAVTAQGGPKVSDEFLYQVVDALDAVAEETGKTVPQVALNWLLQRPTVANVIIGARNEAQLRQNLGAAGWNLTAAQVAKLDAASATVPVYPYWHQRQFVERNPLPVP from the coding sequence ATGGAATTCAGACAGCTGGGCGGTTCGGGGTTCAAGGTTCCCGTGTTCAGTCTGGGCACGGCATCCTTTGGGGGCAGCAATGACTTCTTCAAGGGGTTTGGGTCCACGGACGTGAAGGACGCCACCCGGCTCGTCGACATCTCGCTCGACGCCGGGATGAACATGTTCGACTCGGCCGATGTGTACTCCAATGGTCTGGCCGAGGAGATCCTCGGTCAGGCCATCAAGGGTCGGCGCGAGCGGTTGATTCTCTCCACCAAGGCCACCTTCCGCGCGGGCGATGGCCCCAACGATGTGGGCTCGTCGCGCTACCATCTGATCCGGGCCTGCGAAGGCAGTCTGCGCCGCCTGGGCACCGACTTCATCGACCTGTTCCAACTGCACGGCTTCGATGCCGTCACGCCCGTCGAGGAGACGCTCAACGCGCTCGATGACTTGGTGCGCAGCGGGAAGATCCGCTACATCGGGTGCTCGAACTTCTCGGGTTGGCACCTCATGAAGTCGTTGGCGGCGTCGGACCGCCACAACCTCTCCCGGTACGTGGCCCACCAGGCGTACTACTCGCTCGTCGGGCGCGACTACGAGTGGGAGCTGATGCCCGTGGCGCTCGATCAGAAGGTCGGCACGGTGGTGTGGAGCCCTCTGGGCTGGGGTCGGCTCACCGGAAAACTTCGGCGAGGCAAGCCCCTGCCGCAGGGCACTCGCATGACGGCGGTCACGGCGCAGGGCGGCCCGAAGGTATCCGACGAGTTTCTCTACCAAGTCGTGGACGCGCTGGACGCGGTGGCGGAGGAGACCGGCAAAACGGTGCCGCAGGTTGCCCTGAACTGGCTGTTGCAGCGGCCGACGGTCGCCAACGTCATCATCGGTGCGCGCAACGAAGCGCAGCTGCGCCAGAACCTGGGCGCCGCCGGCTGGAACCTGACGGCCGCGCAGGTCGCGAAGCTCGATGCGGCCAGCGCCACGGTGCCCGTCTACCCCTACTGGCACCAGCGTCAGTTCGTCGAGCGCAACCCCCTGCCGGTTCCCTGA
- the cysC gene encoding adenylyl-sulfate kinase yields MEHEKASHIQDVYGGRPGGFILWLTGMSGAGKSTLANAVRHQLEKVQPVEVLDGDEVRTILSRGLGFSKADREENIRRIGYVARVLARHRVAVITAAISPYRQARDEVRKLAGEQGIAFIEVHAHASLEALIQRDVKGLYKKALAGEISNFTGISDPYEPPESPDVLVQTDKESVEQGVKNILERLRERGLFTPSRTAASGS; encoded by the coding sequence ATGGAACACGAGAAGGCGTCTCACATTCAGGATGTGTACGGGGGGCGGCCTGGGGGATTCATTCTCTGGCTGACGGGCATGTCTGGGGCGGGCAAGAGCACGCTCGCCAACGCGGTTCGGCACCAGTTGGAGAAGGTTCAACCCGTGGAGGTCCTGGATGGTGACGAGGTCCGGACGATCCTCTCGAGAGGGCTTGGCTTCTCCAAGGCCGACCGTGAGGAGAACATCCGCCGGATCGGCTATGTCGCCCGCGTGCTGGCCCGCCATCGGGTCGCGGTCATCACCGCGGCCATCTCTCCGTACCGGCAGGCGCGCGACGAGGTGAGGAAACTGGCGGGCGAGCAGGGCATTGCCTTCATCGAGGTGCATGCCCATGCCAGCCTGGAGGCGCTCATCCAGCGCGATGTGAAGGGGCTCTACAAGAAGGCCCTCGCTGGAGAGATCTCGAACTTCACCGGCATCTCGGATCCCTACGAGCCCCCCGAGTCCCCGGATGTGCTCGTCCAGACGGACAAGGAGTCCGTGGAGCAGGGGGTGAAGAACATTCTCGAACGCTTGCGTGAGCGAGGCTTGTTCACCCCGTCACGGACTGCCGCGAGCGGCTCTTAA
- a CDS encoding ABC transporter ATP-binding protein, which yields MSALSPPSSLKDRLKNAGSLFRQLPGTFRLFWESSPRGAVVLGLLTLTAAVLPASIAWVGKLIVDGVVAGQGGGEAARHRVLELVALELGLMLVSVTVERGLALTRELLRVGLGNLLNERILQKALTLELRHFEDSDTYDKMQNARREASTRPLSLVMEAFSIIRNLVTLSTYAVMLVTLSPWSVAVLVLASIPAFIAEARMAEEGFRLHSWRAPERRKLAYLEWILTRDNHVKEVKLFGLGPMVLDRYQSLHWKFFSEEKGLSIRRMAWGLGLGALALGAFYGCYAFIAGRATLGLISVGDMVLYLSLFRGGQTAFQGILTSLGSMYEGALYMSTLFAYLDIPTGAETPRVVPALSPRKGLGNTLELRNVSFRYPGKEAWALRGVSLRLEPGEKLALVGENGAGKTTLVKLLLRMYEPTEGDIFYGGVNVKDMEPEDLRSRFGAVFQDFVRYQFNVAENIGLGHVQSIENRERIRQAAEHGGAHGVIEELPQKYDTMLGGWFDKGFELSGGQWQKLAVARAFMREAEVLILDEPTASIDAEAEHALFERFQALAANRITLVISHRFSTVRMADRIAVLHNGRVDELGNHSELMALDGRYAHLFNLQARGYQTN from the coding sequence GTGTCCGCATTGTCTCCTCCGTCCTCGCTCAAGGATCGCCTGAAGAACGCAGGCAGTCTCTTCCGGCAGCTTCCCGGCACCTTTCGCCTCTTCTGGGAGTCGAGCCCGCGGGGCGCCGTGGTGCTGGGCCTGTTGACGTTGACGGCGGCGGTGTTGCCGGCGTCGATTGCCTGGGTCGGCAAGCTCATCGTGGACGGAGTCGTGGCGGGGCAGGGGGGCGGGGAGGCGGCGCGCCACCGGGTGCTGGAGCTGGTGGCGCTGGAACTGGGGCTGATGCTGGTGTCGGTGACGGTGGAGCGAGGCCTGGCGCTGACGCGAGAGCTGCTGCGCGTCGGGCTGGGCAACTTGCTCAACGAGCGGATCCTCCAAAAGGCGCTGACGCTCGAATTGCGGCACTTCGAGGACTCGGACACCTACGACAAGATGCAGAACGCGCGGCGCGAGGCGTCCACCCGCCCGCTGTCGCTGGTCATGGAGGCCTTTTCGATCATCCGCAACCTCGTGACGCTGTCGACGTACGCGGTGATGCTCGTGACCCTCTCTCCGTGGAGCGTGGCGGTGCTGGTGCTGGCGTCGATTCCGGCGTTCATCGCGGAGGCGCGGATGGCGGAGGAGGGGTTTCGGCTCCACTCGTGGAGAGCACCGGAGCGGCGGAAGCTGGCTTACCTCGAGTGGATCCTCACCCGAGACAACCACGTCAAGGAGGTGAAGCTGTTCGGGTTGGGCCCCATGGTGCTCGACCGTTATCAGTCATTGCACTGGAAGTTCTTCTCTGAGGAGAAGGGACTGTCGATCCGGCGGATGGCGTGGGGGTTGGGGCTGGGGGCCCTGGCGCTGGGCGCGTTCTACGGGTGCTATGCCTTCATCGCGGGCCGGGCGACGCTGGGCCTCATCTCGGTGGGAGACATGGTGCTGTACTTGTCCCTCTTCCGCGGCGGGCAGACCGCCTTCCAGGGCATCCTCACGAGCTTGGGCTCCATGTACGAGGGGGCGCTCTACATGAGCACCCTCTTTGCCTACCTGGACATTCCGACGGGCGCGGAGACGCCCCGGGTGGTGCCTGCCCTCTCCCCTCGGAAGGGGCTGGGAAACACGCTGGAGCTGCGCAACGTGTCCTTCCGCTACCCGGGCAAGGAGGCCTGGGCGCTGCGCGGCGTGTCGCTGCGCCTGGAACCTGGCGAGAAGCTGGCGCTGGTGGGCGAGAACGGCGCAGGAAAGACGACGCTGGTGAAGCTGCTGCTGCGCATGTACGAGCCGACCGAGGGGGACATCTTCTACGGCGGCGTCAACGTGAAGGACATGGAGCCCGAGGACCTGCGCTCGCGCTTCGGCGCGGTGTTCCAGGACTTCGTGCGCTACCAGTTCAACGTGGCGGAGAACATCGGGCTGGGCCATGTGCAGTCCATCGAGAACCGGGAGCGCATCCGCCAAGCGGCCGAGCATGGAGGGGCGCACGGCGTCATCGAGGAGCTTCCGCAGAAGTACGACACCATGCTGGGGGGGTGGTTCGACAAGGGGTTCGAGCTGAGCGGGGGACAGTGGCAGAAGCTGGCGGTGGCGCGGGCCTTCATGCGGGAGGCCGAGGTGCTCATCCTGGATGAGCCGACGGCCAGCATCGACGCGGAGGCGGAGCACGCCCTGTTCGAGCGTTTCCAGGCCCTGGCGGCCAACCGCATCACCCTGGTCATCTCCCACCGCTTCTCGACGGTGCGGATGGCGGACCGCATTGCCGTGCTGCACAACGGCCGGGTGGACGAGCTGGGCAACCACTCCGAGTTGATGGCGCTCGATGGGCGCTACGCCCACCTCTTCAACCTTCAGGCGCGCGGGTACCAGACGAATTAG
- a CDS encoding CCA tRNA nucleotidyltransferase: protein MDSHLVLSSLEQVIYRDTAHEVRIQDVVGLLAAAGMQVYIVGGAPRDWLMGVPTQDVDIAVDRSMEEVHQLLRHAYPDIDPVRSRLDRFGMMCWGDDASGGVDFSFLRSPGDIQNDDMRTTSFIPRGDVRDDALMRDFSVNAFYFACHEGGVLLDPLGCGLEDVQGRILRLITHPRVLETSYRITFRILQFICRGYTPAANALEHLERYADHDIQGTGARLLGFVNSHFGSQHGQREEFKQRLYACARQEASRKVLDGVFR, encoded by the coding sequence GTGGACTCCCACCTTGTGCTCTCCTCTCTGGAGCAGGTCATCTACCGGGACACGGCGCACGAGGTTCGCATCCAGGATGTCGTGGGCCTGCTGGCAGCGGCCGGGATGCAGGTCTACATCGTGGGAGGAGCCCCCCGGGATTGGCTCATGGGCGTGCCCACCCAGGATGTCGACATCGCCGTGGATCGCTCGATGGAAGAGGTCCACCAGCTGCTCCGCCATGCCTATCCGGACATTGATCCGGTGCGATCCCGGTTGGACCGGTTCGGCATGATGTGCTGGGGAGATGATGCTTCAGGGGGCGTGGACTTCAGCTTCTTGCGGAGCCCCGGGGACATCCAGAACGACGACATGCGGACCACGTCTTTCATCCCCCGGGGCGACGTGCGCGACGACGCCCTCATGAGGGACTTCTCGGTGAACGCGTTCTATTTCGCGTGTCACGAGGGGGGCGTGTTGCTCGACCCGCTGGGCTGCGGCCTGGAGGATGTCCAGGGGAGGATCCTCCGGCTCATCACGCACCCCCGGGTCTTGGAGACCAGCTACCGGATCACCTTCCGGATCCTCCAGTTCATCTGCCGTGGCTATACCCCGGCGGCCAACGCACTGGAGCACTTGGAGCGGTATGCGGACCATGACATCCAGGGGACGGGCGCGCGTCTCCTGGGCTTCGTGAACAGCCACTTTGGCTCCCAGCATGGGCAACGCGAGGAGTTCAAGCAGCGCCTGTATGCGTGTGCCCGGCAAGAGGCTTCCCGGAAGGTGCTCGACGGCGTCTTCCGCTGA